Genomic segment of Alteribacter lacisalsi:
AAGGTTCAGAATGCCCATAACATATGTTTTTTTGGAAAAATCAAGCGTATAACCGCCCCACTCTATTTTTGCGTTTCTCGTCTGTTCCCTGTTCATGACCGCGTCACCTTCCCTGTTCTGTGTGCATTGTCCAGCGTGTCTGTTCCATAGCCGCCTGCCGATACGCCCGTGACAGGCTCTGGTAAAGTTTACCGGACCTGCCCGGGATCGTGCGGCCGTCGACTCTACTTACCGCCGCTATTTCCTGAATTGAGTTTGTTACGAAAACCTCGTCTGCTTCCCGAAGGTCTCCGAGAAGATAGCTGCCTACCTCTGCGCGGACCCCCTGCTCCCGGAGAAGCGAAAGGACAAACTGGCGGGTAATGCCATTTAAAATTCCGCAGTCCACTGAAGGTGTATAGACCGTTTCTCCTTTCCGCCAGAAGACATTGGAAACAACCCCTTCGGCCACAAAGCCCTCGGCAGTAAGAAAAAGACCTTCCGTATCAGGCTGCCCCGCTGTCTCTCTTTTGCCGAGTACACTGTTCAGATAATGGTGGGATTTCAGCCGCTCAGGCCCTTCAGGTGTATTCCTGGGCTGGGCAAGCACCTGAAGTGTTTTGTCCGCCGCCGGGCCTTCCGGCAGCCTTTTAACAAAAACAAAAACATTAGGGTTTGTGTACTCGTCTGTCTGAAGTCCTACCGGACCGCTCCCGGCAGACACATTCCATCTGAAGTAAGCGTCTTTCAGGCCGTTTCTGGTGAGCAGTTCTGAAATAATGGCTGCTGTTTCTGTGCGGATGTAGGGTTTTAACCGGATA
This window contains:
- the pabC gene encoding aminodeoxychorismate lyase, with the translated sequence MIIYANGRFIEEDEAAVSPFDHGFLYGLGVFETFRTYNGHPFLLDDHFHRLSKGLSQLNIRLKPYIRTETAAIISELLTRNGLKDAYFRWNVSAGSGPVGLQTDEYTNPNVFVFVKRLPEGPAADKTLQVLAQPRNTPEGPERLKSHHYLNSVLGKRETAGQPDTEGLFLTAEGFVAEGVVSNVFWRKGETVYTPSVDCGILNGITRQFVLSLLREQGVRAEVGSYLLGDLREADEVFVTNSIQEIAAVSRVDGRTIPGRSGKLYQSLSRAYRQAAMEQTRWTMHTEQGR